From Desulfobacteraceae bacterium, a single genomic window includes:
- a CDS encoding type III pantothenate kinase, translated as MLLVIDVGNTNTVLGIYDGSSLIRDWRIRTERDTTEDELNVLLSSLLASGGIERARIERSIISCVVPPVVKILDAFCRRYLGHAPRWVDARSVGMMPIRYHNPAEIGADRIVNAIAAYQKYRCSLIAIDFGTATTFDVISEKGEYLGGAISPGIMISAEALFRKASKLPRVEIFTPPQTAIGKDTISSIQAGIIFGYAAMVDGMVRRMKAELDTSPRVIATGGLADLMVTVAETIEATEKNLTLEGLRLLSQRLEDDAS; from the coding sequence ATGCTCTTGGTGATCGATGTCGGCAACACCAACACGGTGCTGGGAATCTACGACGGTTCGAGCCTGATTCGGGACTGGCGCATTCGCACCGAGCGCGACACCACCGAAGATGAATTGAATGTGCTGCTCAGCAGCCTTTTGGCGTCGGGGGGAATCGAGCGCGCCCGCATCGAGCGGAGCATCATCTCCTGCGTGGTCCCGCCGGTGGTCAAAATTCTGGATGCCTTCTGCCGCCGCTACCTGGGGCACGCCCCCCGCTGGGTGGATGCCCGCTCGGTTGGGATGATGCCCATCCGCTATCACAACCCGGCGGAAATCGGCGCCGACCGGATCGTCAACGCGATCGCAGCCTATCAGAAATACCGCTGCAGCCTGATCGCCATCGACTTTGGCACCGCCACCACCTTCGACGTCATCTCGGAAAAGGGGGAATACCTGGGCGGAGCCATCAGCCCCGGCATTATGATCTCCGCGGAAGCCCTGTTTCGCAAAGCCTCCAAACTGCCGCGGGTGGAAATTTTCACGCCGCCGCAGACGGCCATCGGCAAGGACACCATCAGCAGCATTCAGGCCGGGATTATCTTTGGATATGCCGCCATGGTGGACGGCATGGTGCGGCGGATGAAAGCCGAGCTGGACACCAGCCCGCGGGTCATTGCCACCGGCGGGCTGGCCGACCTGATGGTCACGGTCGCCGAAACGATCGAGGCCACGGAGAAAAATTTAACCTTGGAGGGCTTGCGGCTTTTGAGCCAGAGGCTTGAGGATGATGCAAGTTGA
- a CDS encoding zinc-ribbon domain-containing protein, whose product MEIICKTCKSKFRIADDKIRPDRTATLRCPRCKAAIVVGANQLPAAPPASEPEPACVEAAPASLEGYTDSPFNFVEEEGKTALICEESPEVIKKVCEVLKIMEYHITEAENTRDALKRMRYHDYDLVIVNEAFDTANPDDNGVLIYLERLSMAVRRKTFVAMISRRYRTMDQFMAFSKSVNMIINSRNLNQIGGILGRGLTERDLFYRVFNDSLEAVGRA is encoded by the coding sequence ATGGAGATCATCTGTAAAACGTGTAAGAGCAAGTTTCGTATCGCCGACGATAAAATCAGGCCCGACCGGACGGCAACCCTGCGCTGCCCCCGCTGCAAGGCCGCAATCGTCGTCGGCGCCAACCAACTTCCCGCTGCGCCCCCAGCATCGGAACCGGAGCCGGCCTGTGTCGAAGCCGCCCCCGCATCCCTGGAAGGCTATACCGACAGCCCGTTTAACTTTGTCGAGGAAGAGGGCAAAACCGCTTTGATTTGCGAAGAAAGCCCAGAGGTGATAAAGAAGGTTTGTGAGGTTTTGAAAATCATGGAGTACCACATCACCGAAGCGGAAAATACCCGGGACGCCCTCAAGCGCATGCGCTACCACGACTATGATCTGGTGATCGTCAATGAAGCCTTTGACACCGCCAATCCCGACGACAACGGGGTTCTGATCTACCTCGAGCGCCTCAGCATGGCGGTGCGGCGCAAGACCTTCGTGGCGATGATCAGCCGGCGCTACCGCACCATGGACCAGTTCATGGCGTTCAGCAAGAGCGTCAACATGATCATCAACAGCCGCAATCTGAACCAGATCGGCGGCATTTTAGGGCGCGGACTGACCGAGCGGGACCTCTTCTACCGGGTTTTCAACGACTCCCTTGAGGCCGTCGGGCGGGCCTGA
- the folP gene encoding dihydropteroate synthase, whose amino-acid sequence MKSHLLSWGRHRLELGRHTCVMGVVNVTPDSFSDGGHYLDPAAAIAHGEQMAAEGVGIIDIGGESTRPFSDPITPEEEMERVVPVIESLAARIRQPISIDTMKAAVARRALAAGAAMINDISAMTYDPEMAEVARAWDVPVVLMHMQGTPKTMQARPVYSDVTAEVGAYLLAAADRLQAAGVKRRRIILDPGIGFGKTFTHNLLLLKRLQALTQMGYPLLVGTSRKSFIRHLVKGDQKPDLHPEHPLVETGTQATVTAAILAGAQIIRVHDVANTMATVKVIDAIRNAEG is encoded by the coding sequence GTGAAATCCCACCTTCTTTCATGGGGCCGCCACCGCCTCGAGCTGGGTCGGCATACCTGTGTGATGGGGGTTGTCAACGTCACGCCGGATTCCTTCTCCGACGGCGGCCATTACTTGGACCCGGCCGCCGCCATCGCCCACGGGGAGCAAATGGCCGCCGAGGGTGTTGGCATCATCGACATCGGCGGGGAATCGACGCGGCCGTTTTCCGACCCCATAACCCCCGAGGAGGAAATGGAGCGGGTGGTGCCGGTGATCGAAAGCCTTGCGGCCCGCATCCGGCAGCCCATCTCCATCGATACCATGAAGGCTGCCGTGGCCCGGCGGGCACTGGCGGCTGGCGCGGCCATGATCAACGACATCAGCGCCATGACCTACGACCCGGAGATGGCGGAAGTGGCGCGCGCCTGGGACGTTCCGGTGGTCCTGATGCACATGCAGGGGACCCCCAAGACCATGCAGGCCCGGCCGGTCTACAGCGATGTGACGGCCGAGGTCGGCGCCTACCTGCTGGCAGCCGCCGACCGGCTTCAGGCCGCGGGGGTCAAACGCCGCAGGATCATCTTGGACCCCGGGATCGGTTTCGGCAAGACCTTCACCCACAACCTGCTGCTCCTGAAGCGCCTCCAGGCTCTAACACAAATGGGCTACCCGCTTTTGGTCGGCACATCCCGCAAGTCGTTCATTCGCCATCTGGTCAAAGGCGACCAGAAGCCCGATCTGCATCCGGAGCACCCGCTGGTGGAAACCGGCACACAGGCGACGGTCACGGCCGCCATCCTGGCCGGCGCCCAGATCATCCGCGTCCATGATGTCGCCAACACGATGGCAACCGTCAAGGTCATCGACGCCATCCGCAATGCGGAGGGGTGA
- a CDS encoding PilT/PilU family type 4a pilus ATPase, translating into MKKHEIDQILTKMLDSHNNVSDLNLTVGKTLQVESAGELVPVNLKNVLRELTPFQTEVFALNLINQDRRLTERLLSEGSCDLSYSLPGKARFRVNVFSQSGNYSIVLRRLESKVPNIREMNLPESFFEIAQERNGIVFVTGATGSGKSTSLAAILDEINEKKSVHVVTLEDPIEYQHPHKKSTFNQRELGTDFDSFAHGLRAALRQAPKVILVGEMRDRETVEIGLSAAETGHLVLTTLHTVDAGQTINRILGMFKTEEENQIRIRLADTLRWIVGQRLLPKVGGGRVAAFEVLRTNLRVKDSILNGESEGKTFYEIMQDGRPFGMTTFDDYIVSLYEQGLITRDTALGYASRRGIVGRGIDMVKSARGESTTDIQQLQLDREYTRKHQPSAMGF; encoded by the coding sequence ATGAAAAAACACGAAATCGACCAGATTCTCACCAAGATGCTAGACTCCCACAACAACGTCTCGGACCTGAATTTGACGGTGGGCAAAACCCTTCAGGTGGAAAGCGCCGGGGAACTCGTGCCGGTAAACCTGAAAAATGTGCTGCGGGAATTGACCCCTTTTCAAACCGAGGTCTTTGCCCTGAACCTGATCAACCAGGACCGCCGCCTGACCGAACGGCTACTCAGTGAGGGCTCCTGCGATCTTTCCTACAGTCTGCCCGGCAAGGCCCGCTTCCGCGTCAACGTCTTTTCCCAGTCCGGAAACTACAGCATTGTTCTGCGGCGGCTGGAGTCCAAGGTTCCCAACATCCGGGAAATGAACCTGCCCGAATCCTTTTTCGAGATTGCCCAGGAAAGAAACGGCATCGTTTTTGTCACCGGTGCTACCGGCTCCGGTAAATCCACCTCCCTGGCCGCCATTCTGGACGAAATCAACGAAAAAAAATCCGTTCACGTGGTGACCCTCGAGGATCCCATCGAGTATCAGCACCCCCACAAAAAATCGACCTTTAACCAGCGCGAACTTGGAACCGACTTCGACAGTTTCGCCCACGGCCTGCGCGCGGCGTTGCGTCAGGCACCCAAGGTAATTCTGGTGGGGGAAATGCGCGACCGGGAAACCGTCGAAATCGGTCTCAGCGCGGCGGAAACCGGCCATCTGGTGTTGACCACGCTGCACACCGTCGACGCCGGTCAGACCATCAACCGTATTCTGGGGATGTTCAAAACCGAAGAGGAGAACCAGATCCGGATCCGGCTGGCCGACACGCTGCGCTGGATTGTCGGGCAGCGGCTTCTTCCCAAGGTCGGTGGGGGGCGGGTGGCGGCCTTTGAAGTGCTGCGCACCAACCTGCGGGTCAAGGATTCGATCCTCAACGGCGAGTCGGAAGGCAAAACCTTCTACGAGATCATGCAGGATGGCCGGCCCTTCGGGATGACCACTTTCGACGATTATATCGTAAGCCTTTACGAACAGGGGCTGATTACCCGCGATACGGCCCTGGGCTACGCCTCGCGCCGGGGCATCGTGGGGCGTGGCATCGACATGGTCAAGAGCGCCCGCGGGGAGTCGACCACCGATATCCAGCAACTCCAGTTGGATCGCGAATACACCCGCAAGCATCAGCCCAGCGCCATGGGATTTTAA